One part of the Marinobacter sp. M3C genome encodes these proteins:
- a CDS encoding chloride channel protein, translating to MIRSTRQLTATMKASFQRRVSGADALPQLAMLGLLSGLVTGGVILIFRLAIEWPLKYFLPGDGTGAFPSEAFEGLDVVTRGVLPLVGAFGLGLLLHRLATHDRKVGVVHVMERLNYHQGYITAKSAFIQFIVGVATVVTGQSAGREGPAVHLGAAFSSLMGQWMRLPNNSIRTLVACGCAAAISASFNTPIAGVIFAMEVVMMEYTIAGFTPIILAAVSAAIVTQIVYGPDPAFNVPALMTNSLLEIPWILAIAVIIGVAAALFIYLVEYMGRFSHRPILLRVIIAGVLMVPFAIFIPQTMGIGYDTVNDAINGGLGFWLLLSVGVAKLLITALTVGLGMPSSIIGPTLFMGATLGGAMGLIGAEIMPGHASSVGFYAMLGMGAMMGAVLQAPLAALMALMELTRNPNIILPGMLIITTSSLVTSEAFDRKSLFLTILKSQGLSYQNSPVIQALRRVSVAAIMDKSILRIQRRLTPEEARQILKSEPKWLVIDGSSGPTSLMPAVDLARFLEDSEKLLKTEDQPLPAQIDLMNIPANRRDLAPVQYQATLEEALYEFDNSSAEALYVQRHVAPMIQRIHGVVLKSDIESYYQYRRS from the coding sequence ATGATCCGTTCCACACGCCAGCTAACGGCGACGATGAAAGCCAGCTTCCAGCGCCGGGTATCCGGGGCAGATGCGCTGCCGCAACTGGCCATGCTGGGTCTGCTTTCCGGCTTGGTCACCGGCGGCGTTATTCTGATCTTCCGCCTCGCCATTGAATGGCCCTTGAAATATTTTCTACCCGGGGATGGAACCGGGGCTTTTCCCTCCGAGGCTTTCGAGGGTCTGGATGTTGTCACACGAGGGGTTTTACCTCTGGTCGGCGCGTTTGGCCTTGGCTTGTTGTTGCATCGTCTGGCAACTCATGACCGTAAAGTCGGTGTTGTTCATGTTATGGAACGCCTGAACTACCACCAGGGCTATATCACTGCCAAAAGCGCCTTTATTCAGTTCATTGTAGGCGTTGCAACCGTGGTTACCGGGCAATCTGCAGGCCGGGAAGGGCCCGCCGTTCATTTGGGGGCGGCTTTTTCAAGTTTGATGGGGCAGTGGATGCGGCTGCCCAACAACAGCATTCGCACCCTGGTGGCCTGCGGCTGCGCTGCGGCCATATCAGCATCGTTCAACACGCCGATTGCAGGGGTGATTTTCGCGATGGAAGTGGTGATGATGGAATACACCATCGCCGGCTTCACACCCATCATTCTTGCAGCCGTTAGCGCCGCGATAGTCACCCAGATCGTGTACGGCCCAGATCCCGCGTTTAATGTTCCTGCACTGATGACGAACTCACTGCTGGAGATACCCTGGATTCTGGCCATTGCAGTCATTATTGGTGTTGCAGCGGCGCTTTTTATTTACCTGGTGGAATACATGGGGCGCTTCAGCCACCGCCCCATCTTATTACGCGTCATTATTGCCGGCGTTCTAATGGTTCCCTTCGCTATTTTCATTCCCCAAACCATGGGGATCGGCTACGACACGGTCAATGACGCCATAAACGGCGGACTCGGCTTCTGGCTGCTCTTGAGCGTGGGCGTCGCAAAGCTCTTGATCACTGCTCTAACGGTTGGTCTGGGTATGCCCAGCAGCATCATAGGGCCTACGCTTTTCATGGGCGCGACGCTCGGCGGAGCCATGGGATTGATCGGTGCAGAGATTATGCCGGGCCACGCCTCGTCTGTCGGTTTTTACGCCATGCTGGGCATGGGCGCGATGATGGGCGCGGTATTGCAAGCGCCTTTAGCGGCGCTGATGGCATTGATGGAACTGACCCGCAACCCCAATATTATTTTGCCGGGCATGCTGATTATCACCACCTCAAGCCTGGTGACCAGCGAAGCGTTTGACCGTAAATCGCTATTCTTGACCATTCTCAAGTCCCAGGGCCTGAGCTATCAGAACTCTCCGGTAATTCAAGCATTGCGGCGGGTATCGGTAGCCGCCATCATGGATAAGAGTATCCTGCGTATCCAACGCCGGCTGACGCCGGAAGAAGCCCGTCAAATCCTGAAATCTGAGCCTAAGTGGCTGGTAATTGACGGCAGCAGCGGACCAACGTCGCTGATGCCGGCGGTAGATCTGGCACGTTTTCTGGAGGACAGCGAAAAACTGCTAAAAACCGAAGACCAGCCTCTGCCCGCGCAGATTGACCTGATGAACATACCGGCAAACCGTCGCGATCTGGCGCCGGTGCAATATCAGGCCACGCTGGAAGAAGCCTTGTATGAATTTGATAACAGCAGCGCAGAAGCTTTATATGTTCAGCGCCACGTGGCGCCGATGATTCAGAGAATCCATGGCGTTGTGCTGAAATCGGATATCGAAAGTTACTATCAATATCGGCGGAGTTAG
- the hemJ gene encoding protoporphyrinogen oxidase HemJ: MLWVKAFHIISMVCWFAGIFYLPRLFVYHAACEDEPGRERFKIMERKLYRGITTPSMIATVFFGVWLLSYNLSGYFSQGWLHVKLVLVALLIVYHFYCGHLVKVFRDDRNTRGHVFYRWFNELPVFVLLAVVILAVVQPF; encoded by the coding sequence ATGCTTTGGGTTAAGGCTTTTCACATAATTTCGATGGTGTGCTGGTTTGCCGGCATTTTTTACTTGCCACGGCTATTTGTTTACCACGCGGCCTGCGAAGACGAGCCGGGCCGCGAGCGCTTCAAGATTATGGAGCGCAAGCTGTATCGCGGGATTACCACACCTTCCATGATCGCCACGGTATTTTTTGGCGTTTGGCTGCTCAGCTATAACCTGTCTGGCTATTTCAGCCAGGGCTGGTTGCACGTCAAACTCGTATTGGTGGCGCTGTTGATCGTTTATCACTTTTACTGTGGCCACTTGGTCAAAGTGTTCCGCGACGATCGCAACACGCGCGGCCACGTGTTTTACCGCTGGTTTAACGAATTGCCCGTATTTGTGCTGCTGGCGGTGGTTATTCTTGCGGTTGTACAGCCATTCTAA
- a CDS encoding hydroxymethylpyrimidine/phosphomethylpyrimidine kinase, translating to MILSGLDPSGGAGVQADIQSVTSMGCHPLPVLTCLTVQDTHNVYAAEPIDADLIRRQLECLAGDTPIHAIKTGALGNADVVDVLVEFVRKRPHIPLIVDPVIKAAGGGDLADSELINAMLTRLFPLAEMITPNGVELELLTGEPDPQKAAAKLQLAGCGDVLATGGHGTGEAIINVLYRRDAKPQRWHIERIGGEYHGTGCTLASSIAAGRACGLSQRAAIAQAQNYVHRAIVQALKVGEGQPVPDRGVLWEH from the coding sequence TTGATTTTGTCCGGACTGGACCCCTCCGGTGGTGCCGGTGTGCAAGCCGACATTCAATCTGTTACCTCTATGGGCTGTCACCCGCTGCCAGTGCTAACCTGCCTGACCGTGCAAGACACCCACAACGTTTATGCTGCGGAGCCGATTGACGCCGATCTGATTCGTCGACAACTCGAATGCCTGGCTGGCGACACGCCTATTCACGCCATAAAAACCGGCGCCCTGGGCAATGCCGACGTGGTGGACGTGCTGGTAGAATTTGTCCGCAAACGCCCGCACATACCGCTGATTGTAGACCCGGTGATTAAAGCCGCCGGCGGCGGTGATCTGGCAGACTCGGAACTCATTAACGCCATGCTGACGCGGCTCTTCCCCCTAGCGGAAATGATCACGCCCAACGGTGTGGAACTGGAATTGCTGACCGGCGAACCTGATCCGCAAAAAGCCGCCGCGAAACTCCAGCTGGCTGGCTGCGGTGACGTGCTGGCCACAGGTGGCCACGGCACCGGCGAAGCCATCATTAATGTGCTGTACCGCCGTGATGCCAAACCCCAGCGTTGGCATATCGAACGTATTGGTGGCGAATATCACGGCACCGGTTGCACGCTGGCATCCTCTATTGCCGCAGGCCGTGCCTGCGGCCTGTCGCAGCGTGCCGCTATCGCGCAGGCGCAAAACTACGTGCATCGTGCCATCGTTCAGGCGCTGAAAGTGGGTGAGGGGCAACCGGTGCCCGACCGGGGGGTTCTATGGGAACATTAA
- the thiE gene encoding thiamine phosphate synthase — protein sequence MGTLTLKPGLYAITDGYLIPGDTLISAVEAVLEGGAVLVQYREKHLPAAEQLRQASALQSACSNAGVPLLINDNIELALRVQAAGVHLGQGDTALIDARRLLGEQAIIGLTCHADLALAQAACEQGASYLAFGRFYPSTTKPDASAADTQVLGLAKKFKLPVTAIGGITLSNAEPLIRAGADLLAVAGGLFSTDINATAKRAREFSRLFAEHRSQFSQRI from the coding sequence ATGGGAACATTAACGCTAAAACCCGGTCTGTATGCCATTACCGACGGCTACTTAATCCCTGGTGATACACTGATATCGGCGGTAGAAGCCGTCCTGGAAGGTGGCGCAGTACTGGTGCAATACCGTGAAAAACACTTGCCGGCAGCAGAACAGCTGCGCCAGGCCAGCGCCCTGCAATCCGCCTGCAGCAATGCCGGCGTGCCGCTACTGATTAATGACAACATCGAGCTGGCCTTGCGGGTGCAAGCAGCCGGCGTGCATCTGGGCCAAGGTGATACCGCCCTGATCGACGCTCGGCGCCTGCTCGGCGAACAGGCCATTATTGGCCTTACCTGCCACGCCGACTTGGCGCTGGCGCAAGCGGCCTGCGAGCAAGGTGCAAGTTATCTGGCATTTGGCCGGTTTTATCCATCGACCACAAAACCCGACGCTTCCGCGGCCGACACGCAAGTGCTGGGACTGGCCAAAAAGTTCAAACTCCCGGTGACCGCCATTGGCGGCATTACCCTGAGCAACGCCGAACCTCTGATTCGGGCTGGTGCCGATTTGCTGGCGGTGGCCGGTGGGCTTTTCAGCACCGACATTAATGCCACCGCAAAACGCGCCCGCGAATTTAGCCGGCTGTTTGCCGAACATCGTTCTCAATTTTCTCAACGCATTTAA
- the hemL gene encoding glutamate-1-semialdehyde 2,1-aminomutase, whose translation MTHSETLFEQAQKYIPGGVNSPVRAFRGVGGTPIFFKSAQGAYLYDEDDRRYIDYIGSWGPMIIGHSNPLIKEALHAQIEKGIGYGAPTAIETEMAMKVCELVPSIELVRMVNSGTEATMSALRLARGYTGRDKVVKFEGCYHGHVDSLLVKAGSGALTLGIPNSPGVPACLAELTLTLNFNDIDDVRETFRTMGNEIAAIIVEPVAGNMNCIPPVPGFLEGLREICNEYGTVLIFDEVMTGFRVSLGGAQGLFGVTPDLTALGKVIGGGLPVGAFGGKREIMEHIAPLGPVYQAGTLSGNPLAMTAGLATLNAISEPGFHDALTRKTEKICAGLKAAADEAGIPLAVQGAGAMFGFFFSKESSVTRFDQVMECDIERFKKFFQGMLAEGIYLAPSAFEAGFTSAAISDEDIEFTLNAARKVFATL comes from the coding sequence ATGACGCACTCCGAAACCCTGTTCGAACAGGCCCAGAAATACATTCCTGGTGGCGTTAACTCCCCGGTACGGGCTTTTCGCGGTGTTGGCGGCACGCCCATCTTTTTCAAAAGCGCTCAAGGCGCGTATCTTTACGATGAAGACGATCGCCGTTACATCGATTACATCGGCTCTTGGGGACCCATGATTATTGGCCACTCCAACCCGCTTATAAAAGAAGCTTTGCACGCGCAGATTGAAAAAGGCATAGGCTACGGCGCACCAACCGCCATCGAAACCGAGATGGCCATGAAAGTGTGTGAACTGGTGCCCTCCATCGAACTGGTGCGCATGGTGAACTCCGGCACCGAAGCCACCATGAGCGCACTGCGCCTCGCCCGTGGTTACACCGGCCGCGACAAAGTGGTCAAGTTTGAAGGTTGCTACCACGGCCACGTTGATTCACTGCTGGTGAAAGCCGGTTCCGGAGCGTTGACCTTGGGCATACCAAATTCTCCGGGTGTACCCGCTTGCCTGGCCGAACTTACGCTAACCCTGAACTTCAACGATATTGATGACGTGCGCGAAACCTTCCGCACCATGGGCAACGAGATCGCGGCCATCATTGTAGAGCCGGTAGCTGGCAACATGAATTGCATTCCACCGGTTCCGGGGTTTCTGGAAGGCCTGCGCGAGATCTGCAACGAGTACGGCACGGTGCTGATCTTTGACGAAGTGATGACCGGTTTCCGGGTGTCACTGGGCGGAGCCCAAGGTTTGTTCGGCGTAACCCCAGACCTGACGGCGCTGGGCAAAGTGATCGGTGGTGGCTTACCGGTTGGTGCTTTCGGCGGCAAACGCGAAATTATGGAACACATTGCGCCTCTAGGACCGGTTTACCAGGCGGGCACTTTGAGCGGTAATCCGCTGGCGATGACCGCTGGCCTGGCCACCCTGAACGCGATTTCCGAGCCCGGATTCCACGACGCCCTGACCCGTAAAACTGAAAAAATCTGCGCTGGCCTGAAGGCCGCGGCCGACGAGGCAGGTATTCCGCTGGCGGTGCAAGGGGCTGGCGCTATGTTCGGCTTTTTCTTCAGCAAGGAGTCGTCCGTCACCCGCTTTGACCAAGTGATGGAATGCGATATCGAACGCTTCAAGAAGTTCTTCCAGGGCATGCTGGCCGAGGGCATTTACCTGGCGCCGTCGGCTTTTGAAGCCGGCTTCACCAGCGCCGCCATTTCCGATGAAGACATCGAGTTCACTCTGAACGCGGCGCGCAAGGTATTTGCAACGCTTTAA
- a CDS encoding tetratricopeptide repeat protein: MQNKAQMFRRTVVCAVLLLAGCASGPGGGIYVPSGERPQAPQPPLTDGAAKPADEPQIWRKSEQPPEQKSQQQTGVPGYRESGDQMSDAAAGLVKEADTLMAQGNGPAAIVRLERAQRIAPRSAAVYFKLSEAYVMTGQLGSAEQFTLKGLSLAGRDERLQRSGWLLLADIRRARGNVAGAQQAESRAASL, from the coding sequence ATGCAGAATAAAGCACAGATGTTTCGCCGCACAGTTGTCTGTGCCGTATTGCTACTGGCGGGCTGTGCCAGTGGGCCTGGTGGCGGTATTTACGTGCCTTCCGGCGAGCGTCCGCAGGCGCCTCAACCGCCGCTGACCGACGGCGCCGCCAAGCCAGCCGATGAACCGCAGATATGGCGCAAAAGCGAACAGCCGCCTGAACAGAAATCGCAACAGCAAACAGGCGTGCCTGGGTACCGCGAATCCGGTGATCAGATGTCAGATGCGGCCGCGGGCTTGGTAAAAGAGGCCGATACCCTGATGGCGCAGGGTAATGGGCCTGCGGCGATTGTCCGTCTGGAACGGGCGCAGCGCATTGCACCGCGGTCTGCGGCGGTGTATTTCAAGCTGTCTGAAGCTTACGTGATGACCGGCCAGCTTGGCAGCGCTGAGCAGTTTACTCTTAAAGGGTTGTCGCTGGCGGGGCGTGACGAGCGTCTGCAGCGTTCAGGCTGGTTACTGTTGGCCGATATTCGTAGAGCCCGGGGCAATGTGGCCGGTGCGCAACAGGCCGAAAGCCGCGCTGCTAGCCTGTAA
- the mrcB gene encoding penicillin-binding protein 1B: protein MKNTDKARKPGRKKPASRKQPVSAQSRRKGFWRLLLRLALLGLVLLAGWMVYLDAQVTSRFEGRRFEVPSRVYARPLELYSGAPVSASALEQELALAGFHKGDGSRSGSYQRSGGRFLISSRGFDFPDGKEPRRHLALSIAGDQVQNLKVVKGPDSAIVRLEPAQIGGIYPAHQEDRILVQLDKLPELLPAALMAVEDRRFYDHHGIAPLSIARAMLANIRAGGIVQGGSTLTQQLVKNFFLTREQTLLRKGNEALMSILLELHYSKSDILETYLNEVYLGQAGTRSIHGFGLASQFYFAEALEDLLPHQLALLVGMVKGPSYYNPRRHPQRATARRNLVLDQMQQAGLLGESDAQRARSLPLGVSDKASFSQNRYPAYIDLVRRHLARDYKEEDLRSEGLRIFTTLNPAMQMAAEKAVTETLPLLGDEALESALVVTAKDSGEVLALVGGRDPRYAGFNRALDASRQIGSLVKPFVYLAALSQPQRYTLITPLQDTRFTLKFENGTVWQPKNYDGLERGEVPLHQALSKSYNLPVVRVGLDIGLAEVKSTLQAFGTDSAISDYPSMLLGAVAMTPVNVAQIYQGLATSGFNTPLRTIREVTDAGGKPLSRYSLQVNQVADPAAVHLLQYAMQETMQEGTGRSAYNTVPRALALAGKTGTTDDGRDAWFAGFSGDLLVVVWVGRDDNGATRLTGASGALPVWSNFMAQVPQNSFTPVVPDGVQYHWVNVQQQALTDEQCENARLMPFITGSEPQQKITCAGSLPQKIRGWFEGLFQ from the coding sequence ACAGCCCGTCTCCGCACAGTCTCGCCGCAAGGGTTTCTGGCGTCTTTTACTGCGTCTGGCACTTCTTGGCCTGGTATTGCTGGCGGGCTGGATGGTGTATCTGGATGCGCAGGTCACATCGCGCTTTGAGGGCCGTCGCTTCGAAGTGCCATCGCGGGTTTACGCCCGGCCGCTGGAACTTTACAGCGGTGCGCCGGTAAGTGCCTCTGCGCTGGAGCAGGAATTGGCATTGGCGGGTTTCCACAAAGGCGATGGTTCGCGCTCGGGCAGTTATCAGCGCAGCGGTGGGCGCTTTCTGATCAGCAGTCGCGGCTTTGATTTCCCCGATGGCAAGGAGCCGCGGCGGCATCTGGCGCTGAGTATAGCGGGTGATCAGGTGCAGAACTTAAAGGTTGTCAAAGGTCCGGATAGCGCGATTGTGCGCCTGGAACCGGCGCAGATTGGTGGTATTTATCCGGCGCATCAGGAAGACCGAATTTTAGTGCAGCTGGATAAATTGCCAGAGTTGCTGCCGGCTGCCCTGATGGCGGTTGAAGACCGCCGTTTTTATGACCACCATGGTATTGCGCCGCTTTCGATTGCCCGCGCCATGCTGGCCAACATTCGCGCTGGTGGCATTGTTCAAGGTGGCAGCACGCTCACCCAGCAGCTGGTGAAAAACTTTTTCCTGACCCGTGAGCAAACCCTGCTGCGCAAGGGTAACGAGGCGTTGATGTCGATTCTGCTGGAACTGCATTACAGCAAGAGCGACATTCTGGAGACCTATCTTAACGAAGTGTATCTGGGCCAGGCGGGCACACGCAGCATTCACGGTTTTGGTCTGGCCAGCCAGTTCTATTTTGCCGAGGCATTAGAGGACTTGCTGCCCCACCAATTGGCGCTGCTGGTTGGCATGGTCAAGGGCCCCAGTTATTACAACCCTCGTCGCCATCCGCAACGTGCCACGGCAAGGCGCAACTTGGTGCTGGACCAAATGCAGCAAGCAGGCCTTTTGGGTGAATCTGACGCGCAGCGCGCGCGGTCTTTGCCTTTGGGCGTGAGTGACAAGGCTTCTTTTTCGCAGAATCGCTACCCGGCCTATATCGATCTGGTTCGCCGCCACCTGGCACGGGATTACAAAGAGGAAGACCTGCGCAGCGAAGGCCTGCGAATTTTTACCACTCTTAACCCCGCCATGCAGATGGCTGCGGAGAAAGCGGTAACGGAGACACTGCCGCTTCTGGGCGACGAAGCACTGGAATCCGCGTTGGTGGTGACCGCGAAAGACAGCGGCGAAGTGCTGGCCCTGGTCGGTGGGCGCGACCCGCGTTACGCCGGTTTTAACCGGGCACTGGATGCCAGTCGCCAGATAGGTTCATTGGTGAAACCCTTTGTGTACCTGGCCGCCTTGTCACAGCCCCAGCGTTACACGCTGATTACTCCTCTGCAGGACACGCGCTTCACCCTGAAATTTGAGAACGGCACGGTATGGCAACCAAAAAACTACGACGGTCTGGAGCGGGGCGAAGTGCCCTTGCATCAGGCGTTGTCTAAATCCTATAACTTGCCGGTGGTTCGGGTGGGACTGGACATCGGGTTGGCCGAGGTGAAATCCACGCTGCAGGCGTTTGGCACCGACTCGGCTATTTCCGACTATCCGTCTATGCTGTTGGGCGCCGTCGCGATGACGCCGGTGAATGTGGCGCAGATATACCAGGGTCTTGCGACATCAGGGTTTAACACCCCGTTGCGCACCATTCGGGAAGTGACCGACGCGGGTGGTAAACCGCTTAGCCGCTATAGCTTGCAGGTGAACCAGGTGGCGGACCCGGCCGCAGTGCACCTGCTGCAATACGCCATGCAGGAAACCATGCAAGAGGGCACGGGCCGTTCGGCTTATAACACGGTTCCCCGGGCTTTGGCGCTGGCGGGAAAGACAGGCACCACCGATGATGGCCGCGATGCCTGGTTTGCTGGCTTTAGCGGCGACTTGCTGGTGGTCGTCTGGGTAGGGCGGGACGACAACGGCGCTACCCGGCTAACGGGTGCCAGCGGAGCCTTGCCGGTGTGGTCGAATTTTATGGCTCAGGTGCCACAAAACAGTTTCACGCCGGTGGTACCCGATGGAGTGCAATACCATTGGGTAAATGTACAACAACAGGCGTTAACCGATGAACAATGCGAAAATGCGCGCCTGATGCCGTTTATCACCGGCAGTGAGCCACAGCAGAAAATTACGTGTGCTGGCTCTCTGCCACAAAAAATCCGTGGTTGGTTTGAAGGATTGTTTCAATAA